GACCACGCGCGTGCTCACGCAGGCGGCGATCGAAGGCAAATACGATCCGCTGCTCGGTCTCAAAGAGAACGTGATCATCGGCAAGCTGATCCCGGCCGGCACCGGAATGCCGCGCTATCGCAGCGTGGACGTCTGGGGCAAAGGCGTGCCGCGACACCGCGAAGTCGACATCTTCGCGGAGCTCGATGCGGAGTTCGGCGGCGGCGAGCAGGTCGAGCCGCTCGTGGGCGCCACGGCGACCACGACGGACGGTGCGACGTCTCTCATCGACCCAGCTTCGGAGATGGACATGTGATCCGGCCGGGCGGCGTCGCCGCCGCCCGCCACGTGCTGTTCGACTTCGATCACACGCTCGGTAAAGACAATCGGCTCGAGGAGCGTGTGCTCCTCGAGCTTGCCGCGCTCTACTGCCCGCGCGTGCCGTCACCGGTGGAGATCACCGATGCGCTCGCCGAGTTCCGCAGCGGCGACATCTCCCTCGATGAGATGGTAGAGGATGCTATCGCGGATTGGGGCGGCAAGCGCCACCGCGACGCTCCCGACGAATACCGCGCGCGCTGCCTTGCCCTCGTGCCCGCGTCCGTTGAGGCGACTCCCGGCGCGAAGCAGCTATACGACTGGCTGGCGGAGCGCGGGGTGCGTCACGCCATCCTTACCAACGGCTGGACCGAATTGCAGCTGAGCAAAGCTGCTGCGGCGGGCTATCCGGGCCGCGTCATGACATCGCAAGAGATCGGCTATTGGAAGCCGGACGCGAGGGCGTTTCGACACGCATGCGACGCGCTCGATTTCGAGATCGCGTCCACGCTCTACGTGGGAGATTCGCCGGAGGCGGACGTCGCAGGTTCGAAAGCCGCCGGCCTCATCGCTTGTTGGGCCGATCTCGATGGGCGAGCGTATCCGACGCTCCTTCCGGCCCCCGACCATACGATCACGAAATTGTCTGATCTGCCCAGGCTGCTCGAAGATCCCTAAGCTCCCACATGTCGAGGCGCCCGGGGGGCGCCTCGACGTGCGGAGTGGTCGCTTCTATCTAGGGGATGCAGATCGCGTTGAAATCGCCGTCGAGAACGGATGCATTTCCGAGAGTATCCGAAACGACGATTCCAAAGTTCGCCCCGTTCTGGCCGCCAGGGTACTGCCACACGTCCGTTGCGGTGAACGCGTTGGGAGCCGTCTGGGCGACCGTCGCTTCTTGGAGGTTCGAGCTCACGGCGGTGAAGTTACCGGTGTAGCCGGCTTCGATCGCGGTGAAGTTCACGACATAGGGATTGCCCCCGCAGCCCCATTGCGGCGGCGGCACATTTGGGAAGATGACCGCGATCGTACTGAAGGTGATGGCGCAATTCGAGTTCGGCGCGGCTGGGTTGCATGGGGCCGGGCTCGGCGACGCGGACGGGCTCGGCGATGGTGACGGGCTCGCCGATGGTGACGGCGACGGCGACGGACTCGCTGATGGAGACGGTGACGGTGCCGGCGACGAGATCGGCGTGGCGATCAATTCAAGCCAGTACGTCGCCTGCTGAACGTCGATCGCGCCGGTGCCGCCGCTGAACGTCAAGGTCTGACCGGAAACCGTCGGAGGCACCCATGTGTATTGCGGATTGTTGCTCGTGATCAATAATTCGAGCGTGAATGTGTTCGTCGTGGTTGAGATGTTCGTAGGCAGCGTGAATTGCACGGTCGGTTCGCTCGACAGCGTCAACGCCTGCGAGAAATCCAAGCTCTCCCACATCACCACCACGCTGTTCGCCGCGAGCGGCGCCGCCTTTCCCGAATCCAGCGACCCGCGCATGCGGCTTGCCGGCGCCGGCGCACCCGAAGGTTGCGTCGTATAGGTCGTCGCGGTGACCTGGGTGCCTGCGGGAGCATTGTTCGGCGGGACCGTCAGCTGACCGCTGAACCCGGCGTGCTGCGGGAAGACGAGAGGCTGGCCTGCTGCAGGCAGCGCCTCCGTGACCGACGCCGGAGTCGAGGTGGCCTTCGGCCCCGGCGTCGTACTACTGCTGCCGCCGCAGGCAATGAGGGAGACGAACGCCGATGCGACGCAGCAAAACGCGATAAGGGGCAAAGGTTTTCGGACCAAAGCAAACATGGAGAACCTCCTTCGCAGGCCGCGCGAAAAGCGTCGGCCGGGCCGCCTGAAGGCAGTACTCCTCTATCCTATGAGCTTGTTTAGCCGGGCAGTATGGGGTGAAACCCTACCAGGCCGAATCTCGACGAGACGAATGTGGAGAACGTCGTGTGGCGGCTCAGGGTATGCGGGCGAGCGTCGTGCGCGCTTCCGAGTCCTGCGGATTCAGCGCGAGCGCCTGTACAAGTGCCGCCTTTGCTTCTGCGGTTCTCCCCTGCCGAAAGCGGGCGAACCCGAGACCCGTAAATCCGGCCGCATCCTTTGGCGCAAGCCGGGTGGAGTCCATGAAGAGCGCGGCCGCGGTTTCCAGCTCACCCGAGCGGAGCGCGCAGTAGCCAAGCCCTTCAAAAGCGCCGGGCTGCGAGCTGTCGGCCTTCACTATGGCAGCGAATTGACCGCGCGCTAGCGCGATCTCATCGAGCCGGTACGACGTCCAGGCTGCTAACAGTCGAGCCGGGATGGTCGGCGACTTGATGCCGGCGAGAGCCTTGCGATCGAGCGTGTAACGGCCGGCGTCGTAGTCGGCTTGCGCTTCGTCGAGAAGTCGCGCATCGGCGCTGCGCGCGCCGCTTTTCAAGAGGTATGGTGCGGACGGCGTGCCCTCTTTGGTGAGCAGCGCCGCGACCGTGCGGACGCGGTGCATGCCGAGATAGCAATGGAGGTAGATCCGGCCTTTCGATCGTGCGATGAATTCCGCGGCGAGGTGTGCCTGGCGGTCATAATCCGAGCCGGCGTGGGTGCCGAAGATGCTCTCCATCGGAAAATTGACGAACGCCATGCCGTACTTCGCGGCGTTGACGCGCTCTTGCTCGAGAAGCATCGCTTCGTACGGGAGATCGGCGTCGAGGAGACTGACGTCGGTCTCAACCCCGTTCGCACGGAGGACGGCGAAATCGTCGGCAGACGGGTACGGACCGGTGACGACGCGGGTGTCGAGATCGGTGATCTTGGCGCGGAAGAACCCGGTCAGGAAGTTCTGAGGGTTCAGAAGAAGCCAGACGCCCGCACACACCGCGATCACGAGAAGTGCGAGCGGCCAGCCGATGAGTCCCGAAGAGCGAGTGGACGAAGCGGTCATCTTCCTTGATATCGGCCACCAGCCAAGCGGCGATTAGCGCGGGCCTGACGGATGCGGTCAAATGTTGGAACAGAAGTTCCGGGATGAAGCGAGGGGCCTCGGGCTGCTCTTTCTGGGCGGTGCGCTTTTCGTCGACGCACTCTGGACGATGGGACCCGATCCGTTCGGGTTCAGCGCGTGCATCTATAATTGCGGCAGGGGCTATCTCGCCCTTTTGTCCCTCGTACTCATGTGGCTGGGCGCCTATCTCGCTTTTCGGAAGCGGAACTAGGCCGAGATAGGCGTCGAATCGCTCATGAGCCAGAGTTACGCTTGACGTCCCGCAAACGCTTTGATAGAATACGAAGGTTCAGCTGGTGCCATCACGTGCCGGCGGTTCTTCAGTACGCGCCGCCTTCGTCTTGAGTGCGGCAGCGAGAAATCCCCGGAGGCTTTCCACCACCGCGCGAGGCGGGGATCCCCCCTGGGAGAGGCAGCGGCCGGCCGCCGGTGTCTCCTTTCTTTTGTGAACGCGCGTTCTTGTCAGAGGTCAGTCGTTGCCGACAATCAGTCAGCTCGTGCGCAAAGGCCGCGAGAAGCTCCGGAAGAAGTCGAAGTCGCCGGCGTTTCACGTCGCGTTGACCGGCGCAAAGCCGGGTCACCCCGACCTGCCGCAGCGCAACAAGACGATCAAGCAAGGCAATCCGCTGCGGCGCGGCGTCTGCACGCAAGTCAAGACGATCACGCCGAAAAAGCCGAACTCGGCGCTCCGTAAAGTCGCGCGCGTCCGGCTGACCAACGGCATCGAAGTCACCGCCTACATCCCCGGCATCGGGCACAACCTACAAGAGCACTCCGTCGTGCTGATCCGCGGCGGCCGCGTCAAAGATCTGCCCGGCATCCGCTACCACATCATCCGCGGTACGCTGGACACGCAGGGCGTTCAGAACCGCAAGCAGAGCCGTTCGAAATACGGCGCCAAACGACCCAAATAATCAAATCCGCTTTGTAGTAGGGCGAGCATCGCTCGCCCGTATATAAGGAAGATATGCCGCGAAAAGGACCGGTCCCCAAGCGTCAAGTGCTGCCCGACCCGCGCTTCAACTCGCGGACGGTCGCGCGCTTCATCAATAAGGTGATGCTCGCGGGCAAGAAGAGCATCGCTGAACGGATCACGTACGGCGCGCTCACGATCATCGGGGAGAAGACCGGTAAAGATCCCATGGACGTGTTCACGCAGGCGATGAACAACGCCATGCCGCTCGTCGAAGTGCGGCCGCGCCGCGTCGGCGGCGCCACGTATCAGGTGCCGATGGAAGTGCGCCCGGACCGGCGGCAGGCCATGGGCATGCGCTGGCTCATCGGGTTCGCTCGCAAGCGCCCCGGCAAGACGATGGAAGATCGCCTGGCAGCCGAGCTTCTCGATGCTGCGAACAACCAAGGCGCGTCGGTCAAAAAGCGCGAGGACACGCACCGCATGGCCGAGGCCAACAAGGCCTTCGCGCACTATCGCTGGTGATCGGCCAGCTCACTTCCGCAGGCGAGCGCAAGCCCGCCGCGTCCAAGGATCACGTACAGGGGAAAGTGCCTAGACAGTACACGCTCGCAAACACACGCAACATCGGCATCGCCGCCCACATCGACGCGGGCAAGACGACGACGACCGAGCGTATTCTCTTTTACACCGGCCGCACGCATAAGCTCGGAGAAGTCCACGAAGGCGCCGCCACGATGGACTGGATGGAGCAAGAGCAGGAGCGCGGCATCACGATCACATCCGCTGCGACGACCTGCATTTGGCGCGACACGCGCATCAACATTATTGATACGCCCGGCCACGTGGATTTTACCGTCGAAGTGGAACGCTCGATGCGCGTCCTCGACGGCCTCGTCGCACTTTTCGACTCGGTAGCAGCCGTGCAGCCCCAGAGCGAAACCGTCTGGCGCCAGGCGAACAAGTATAAGGTTCCGCGCATCATCTTCATCAATAAGATGGATCGCACGGGCGCCGATTTCTATAACGCCGTCACGAAGATCCGCGAGCGCCTCGGCGCGCGGGCGATGCCGGTCCAGCTGCCGATCGGCCAGGAAGATCAATTCAAAGGTTTTGTCGACTTGCTCACCGGCCGGGCCACGATCTACACGGACGACCTCGGCAAGACGTTCGAAGAGACGGACGCCCCCGCCGACATGCACGATCTCATCCACAAATGGCGCGCCGAGCTCATCGAAGCGGTCGCCGAAACCGACGAGCACCTGACCGAGAAATTCGTCGAAGGGCACGAGATCAGCGGCGACGAGATCCGCAAGGCGCTGCGCACCGCGACGACCGCCGCGAAGGTCCTGCCCGTGCTGTGCGGCTCCGCGTTCAAGAACAAAGGCGTGCAGGCGCTGCTCGACGCCATCGTCGATTACTTGCCGTCGCCCGTCGAT
Above is a genomic segment from Candidatus Eremiobacteraceae bacterium containing:
- a CDS encoding HAD family hydrolase — its product is MIRPGGVAAARHVLFDFDHTLGKDNRLEERVLLELAALYCPRVPSPVEITDALAEFRSGDISLDEMVEDAIADWGGKRHRDAPDEYRARCLALVPASVEATPGAKQLYDWLAERGVRHAILTNGWTELQLSKAAAAGYPGRVMTSQEIGYWKPDARAFRHACDALDFEIASTLYVGDSPEADVAGSKAAGLIACWADLDGRAYPTLLPAPDHTITKLSDLPRLLEDP
- the rpsL gene encoding 30S ribosomal protein S12, which codes for MPTISQLVRKGREKLRKKSKSPAFHVALTGAKPGHPDLPQRNKTIKQGNPLRRGVCTQVKTITPKKPNSALRKVARVRLTNGIEVTAYIPGIGHNLQEHSVVLIRGGRVKDLPGIRYHIIRGTLDTQGVQNRKQSRSKYGAKRPK
- the rpsG gene encoding 30S ribosomal protein S7 → MPRKGPVPKRQVLPDPRFNSRTVARFINKVMLAGKKSIAERITYGALTIIGEKTGKDPMDVFTQAMNNAMPLVEVRPRRVGGATYQVPMEVRPDRRQAMGMRWLIGFARKRPGKTMEDRLAAELLDAANNQGASVKKREDTHRMAEANKAFAHYRW